Proteins found in one Gammaproteobacteria bacterium genomic segment:
- a CDS encoding N,N-dimethylformamidase, small subunit: MISIPKKGTPERERLIATHKECIESMKGVPGCTIMKCETQGDTTVVSGGFQEDPLLNKVLIRMRTAMPGNFGGKLVVVCTKVEKEWRIARLAGVRGVPPEFVNDKVYDNEQDPQHDIFLMRLDELDAEDGYPEHFNEGWKRRNDNWTVT; encoded by the coding sequence ATGATTTCTATACCTAAAAAAGGAACTCCTGAGCGAGAAAGACTTATCGCGACACACAAGGAATGTATCGAGTCAATGAAAGGTGTACCAGGTTGCACCATCATGAAGTGTGAAACTCAGGGAGATACCACTGTCGTTAGTGGCGGTTTTCAAGAAGATCCTTTACTCAATAAAGTTTTAATCCGCATGCGCACAGCAATGCCAGGAAACTTTGGAGGAAAGCTTGTAGTCGTTTGTACAAAAGTAGAAAAAGAATGGCGAATTGCGCGCCTAGCTGGTGTACGTGGTGTACCACCAGAATTTGTTAATGACAAAGTTTACGACAATGAGCAAGACCCTCAACACGACATTTTCTTAATGCGCTTAGACGAGTTAGACGCGGAAGATGGTTATCCAGAACACTTCAATGAAGGCTGGAAGCGTCGTAACGATAACTGGACCGTAACCTAA